In a genomic window of Halobiforma lacisalsi AJ5:
- a CDS encoding KaiC domain-containing protein: protein MLVTDDFDDHDDHDGRDDHDDWFERALAEVDEGDDPDDPDDSDLFEEEWDDEAEAAPDSDPNSSPPDPSPPSEGPFEPEPHIVDEAVGEGEGEGAGKRSDSDSSDGDAIGDESLEPIADPDPDPNLNSNANVNAEPTFDPAQVEPDLEPNQADPDLEPDPPSESDEGDEGDDDSPLFDQSFGDALENAAVPDVGDESDGASQMAGGMQEPGSGADTGTGAAVDFGFGGPGSDDFDDEPDSDLPRTELGVEGLDRMIRGGVPERSLMVAIGSAGTGKTTLGLQFLDRGLADGERAVYITLEESRQRVIDSATEKGMPFDRYVDEGSLAIVDLDPVEMANSLASIRNELPQLVEEFGATRLVLDSVSLLEMMYENRAKRRNEVYDFTKGLKEAGVTALLTSEAAEENPYASRHGIVEYLTDAVFVMQYVRPDDFRETRLAIEIQKIRDANHSREKKPYEITDDGISVYQQANLF, encoded by the coding sequence GTGCTCGTGACTGACGATTTCGACGACCACGACGACCACGACGGCCGCGATGACCACGACGACTGGTTCGAGCGGGCGCTGGCGGAAGTGGACGAGGGCGACGACCCCGACGACCCCGACGACTCCGACCTGTTCGAAGAGGAGTGGGACGACGAGGCCGAGGCGGCTCCGGATTCGGACCCGAACTCGAGTCCACCCGATCCGTCGCCGCCGTCGGAAGGCCCGTTCGAACCGGAACCCCACATCGTCGACGAGGCGGTCGGCGAGGGCGAGGGTGAGGGCGCGGGCAAACGGAGCGATTCGGATTCGTCCGACGGGGACGCGATCGGCGACGAATCGCTCGAGCCGATAGCGGACCCGGACCCGGATCCGAACCTGAACTCGAACGCAAACGTGAACGCGGAGCCGACCTTCGACCCCGCCCAAGTAGAACCCGATCTCGAACCCAACCAAGCGGACCCCGATCTCGAGCCCGATCCGCCGTCCGAGTCCGACGAGGGCGACGAGGGCGACGACGATAGCCCCCTCTTCGATCAGAGTTTCGGCGACGCCCTCGAGAACGCCGCAGTCCCGGACGTCGGCGACGAATCCGACGGGGCGAGTCAGATGGCTGGCGGGATGCAGGAGCCCGGTTCCGGCGCCGACACCGGCACCGGCGCCGCCGTCGACTTCGGGTTCGGCGGCCCGGGCAGTGATGATTTCGACGACGAGCCCGACAGCGACCTCCCGCGGACCGAACTCGGCGTCGAGGGACTCGACCGGATGATCCGGGGCGGCGTCCCCGAACGGTCGCTGATGGTCGCGATCGGCAGCGCCGGCACCGGGAAGACGACCCTCGGACTCCAGTTCCTCGACCGGGGGCTCGCCGACGGCGAACGCGCAGTGTACATCACCCTCGAGGAGAGCCGCCAGCGAGTGATCGACAGCGCGACCGAGAAGGGGATGCCGTTCGATCGGTACGTCGACGAAGGGAGTCTCGCGATCGTCGACCTCGACCCGGTCGAGATGGCGAACAGCCTTGCCTCGATCCGCAACGAACTCCCGCAACTCGTCGAGGAGTTCGGGGCCACCCGGCTGGTGCTCGACTCGGTTTCGCTGCTCGAGATGATGTACGAGAACCGTGCCAAGCGCCGCAACGAGGTCTACGACTTCACGAAGGGGCTGAAGGAGGCGGGCGTAACGGCGCTGTTGACGAGCGAGGCCGCGGAGGAGAACCCCTACGCGTCCCGGCACGGAATCGTCGAGTACCTCACGGACGCCGTCTTCGTCATGCAGTACGTCCGGCCGGACGACTTCCGGGAGACGCGGCTCGCGATCGAGATCCAGAAGATCAGGGACGCGAACCACTCCCGGGAGAAGAAGCCGTACGAGATCACCGACGACGGGATCTCGGTGTACCAGCAGGCGAACCTGTTTTAG
- a CDS encoding NAD(+)/NADH kinase, whose protein sequence is MSGAAAVGIVAQRNNERAHELAAALTESLEREFDVAVAVDELTGDAIDVAGIPVAEMADRDFVVSIGGDGTLLFVAREVGSTPIVGVNLGEVGFLNAVPPGDAPDVITDLAARLQETGSLEAEARELARLRATGRGSDWTLEPALNEISVHGPRRGPGGGATIEVRIDGKRYVESHADGVLVATPTGSTAYNLSEGGPLLRPDTDSLVVTQMAAADAMPSLVVDADSEVTLSISEADIAYAISDGRNRQHLEPPATVSVSLADDPVRLVGPEADFFGGLEKLD, encoded by the coding sequence ATGTCGGGAGCCGCCGCGGTCGGAATCGTCGCCCAGCGGAACAACGAGCGCGCCCACGAACTCGCCGCGGCGCTGACCGAGAGCCTCGAGCGCGAGTTCGACGTTGCGGTCGCGGTCGACGAACTCACCGGCGACGCGATCGACGTCGCTGGGATTCCGGTCGCCGAGATGGCCGACCGCGACTTCGTGGTGAGCATCGGCGGAGACGGAACCCTGCTGTTCGTCGCCCGCGAAGTCGGCTCGACGCCGATCGTCGGCGTCAACCTCGGCGAGGTCGGCTTTCTCAACGCCGTCCCGCCCGGCGATGCTCCCGACGTTATTACCGATCTCGCCGCCCGCCTGCAAGAGACCGGCTCGCTCGAGGCCGAGGCCCGGGAACTCGCCCGACTGCGAGCGACCGGCCGTGGGAGCGACTGGACGCTCGAGCCCGCGCTCAACGAGATCAGCGTTCACGGCCCGCGACGCGGTCCGGGCGGCGGGGCGACGATCGAGGTCCGGATCGACGGGAAGCGGTACGTCGAGAGCCACGCCGACGGCGTCCTCGTCGCGACCCCGACTGGCTCGACCGCCTACAACCTGAGCGAGGGCGGGCCGTTGCTCCGGCCCGACACGGACTCGCTGGTCGTCACCCAGATGGCCGCCGCCGACGCGATGCCGTCGCTGGTCGTTGACGCCGACAGCGAGGTGACGCTGTCGATCTCGGAAGCCGACATCGCCTACGCGATCAGCGATGGCCGCAACCGGCAGCACCTCGAACCGCCCGCGACGGTTTCGGTCTCGCTCGCGGACGACCCGGTTCGACTCGTCGGCCCGGAGGCGGACTTCTTCGGCGGGCTGGAGAAACTGGACTAA
- a CDS encoding DNA-directed RNA polymerase subunit H has product MVDVSQHELVPEHTVLEDDELEEVLAEYDIDRTDLPKIKRNDPALPDEAEVGDVIKIVRDSRTTDQAVVYRLVVE; this is encoded by the coding sequence ATGGTAGACGTAAGCCAACACGAACTCGTGCCGGAGCACACCGTCCTCGAGGACGACGAACTCGAGGAGGTGCTCGCCGAGTACGACATCGACCGTACAGACTTACCGAAGATCAAGCGCAACGACCCCGCGCTCCCTGACGAGGCGGAGGTCGGAGACGTCATCAAGATCGTTCGGGACTCACGAACAACCGATCAGGCAGTCGTATACCGACTCGTGGTGGAATAA
- a CDS encoding universal stress protein, whose protein sequence is MYETILFPTDGSDHAETVAEHALDVATTRDATVHVLSVVDDRSFLVLDDERVEQVRKDLEENAREATDAAATAAADHGLEVETAVDTGHPAECIVDYADANDVDLIVMGTSGDDYENNVVGSVSQRVVRQSPVPVLTIGPDVEN, encoded by the coding sequence ATGTACGAGACGATCCTCTTTCCCACCGACGGGAGCGATCACGCCGAGACAGTGGCCGAGCACGCGCTCGACGTCGCGACGACGCGAGACGCGACGGTACACGTTCTGTCAGTCGTCGACGACCGCTCGTTTCTCGTGTTAGACGACGAGCGCGTCGAACAGGTCCGCAAAGACCTCGAGGAGAACGCACGCGAAGCGACCGACGCGGCGGCGACGGCCGCCGCCGATCACGGCCTCGAGGTCGAGACCGCCGTCGACACCGGTCACCCCGCCGAGTGCATCGTCGACTACGCGGACGCGAACGACGTCGATCTGATCGTGATGGGGACCAGCGGCGACGACTACGAGAACAACGTCGTCGGCAGCGTCTCCCAGCGCGTCGTCCGGCAGTCGCCCGTCCCCGTGTTGACGATCGGTCCCGACGTCGAGAACTGA
- a CDS encoding SAM domain-containing protein — MRRSTVITLAVLATAFLLVGGPSLLFSPSTDRVAPEEADEPEPEIVSFEDSDSGFWPYLNQRRTHEKRSPVNVVVRGDADRTLRLLAEHGEGDWEEPEHDHFDADEFVGLDGNETDATEANGSEAFENESENENATAGADGVGTEIEDGIRPIPPTEIPWSQADGATRYAYVDPGPGEDAYWTTETVQYEDGEYYGYRYHIRAYESPNPDDRWIAMQTHSEHFDWFTLRHRVDGVEAAQLRLENDLMAIPRVDVQEDVQRIYLANSGPSDADGWATQVDLTAAATAAVLALAAGRTRGRGSDDGTDGPLESVRRAIDERLTDADRERLSASADRIEARHLILAATILTIVLGVRIGGIALDRTIDALSAHAIASLLYPFIAAGVPISTYAIASGLEHRLDAAVTASGSLAVAIWLDYSLLGVDVLPLDVVVQRMLVVVALGLIAAGAARRATRETRFNNFLLAGTLAWVLVLAGTLLGYL; from the coding sequence ATGCGCCGCTCGACCGTGATCACGCTGGCCGTCCTCGCAACCGCGTTCCTCCTCGTGGGCGGGCCATCGCTGCTTTTCTCGCCGTCGACCGATCGGGTCGCTCCCGAGGAGGCGGACGAGCCCGAACCGGAGATCGTCTCCTTCGAGGATAGTGATAGCGGTTTCTGGCCGTACCTCAACCAGCGCCGGACCCACGAAAAGCGAAGCCCGGTAAACGTCGTCGTTCGCGGTGACGCCGACCGGACGCTGCGGCTGCTGGCCGAACACGGCGAGGGCGACTGGGAAGAACCCGAGCACGATCACTTCGACGCGGACGAATTCGTCGGCCTGGACGGCAACGAAACCGACGCGACGGAGGCGAACGGCAGCGAGGCGTTCGAAAACGAAAGCGAGAACGAGAACGCGACCGCCGGCGCGGACGGCGTCGGCACGGAGATCGAAGACGGAATCCGGCCGATCCCCCCGACCGAGATCCCCTGGTCACAGGCCGACGGCGCGACCCGCTACGCGTACGTCGACCCCGGCCCCGGCGAGGACGCCTACTGGACCACCGAGACCGTCCAGTACGAGGACGGCGAGTACTACGGGTACCGCTATCACATCCGCGCCTACGAGAGTCCCAACCCCGACGACCGGTGGATCGCGATGCAGACCCACTCGGAGCACTTCGACTGGTTCACCCTCCGTCACCGCGTCGACGGGGTCGAGGCCGCCCAACTTCGGCTCGAGAACGATCTGATGGCGATCCCGAGGGTCGACGTCCAGGAGGACGTCCAGCGGATCTACCTGGCCAACAGCGGCCCCTCCGACGCCGACGGCTGGGCGACGCAGGTCGACCTGACCGCGGCAGCGACGGCCGCGGTCCTCGCGCTGGCGGCGGGGCGGACGCGAGGGCGCGGCTCCGACGACGGGACGGACGGGCCGCTCGAGTCGGTCCGCCGAGCGATCGACGAGCGGCTGACCGACGCCGATCGCGAACGGCTCTCGGCCTCCGCCGACCGCATCGAAGCGCGACACCTGATCCTCGCGGCGACGATCCTGACGATCGTCCTGGGCGTTCGGATCGGCGGCATCGCCCTCGACCGGACGATCGACGCCCTCTCGGCACACGCGATCGCTTCCCTGCTGTACCCCTTCATCGCGGCCGGGGTACCGATCTCGACGTACGCGATCGCGAGCGGCCTCGAGCACCGCCTCGACGCTGCCGTCACCGCCTCGGGATCGCTCGCGGTCGCGATCTGGCTCGACTACTCGTTGCTGGGGGTCGACGTGTTGCCCCTCGACGTCGTGGTCCAGCGGATGCTGGTCGTCGTCGCACTCGGCCTGATCGCCGCCGGCGCGGCCCGACGGGCGACCCGGGAGACGCGATTCAACAACTTCCTGCTGGCCGGCACCCTCGCGTGGGTTCTCGTACTCGCCGGCACGCTGCTGGGCTACCTGTAA
- a CDS encoding DNA-directed RNA polymerase subunit B'', translated as MAMELNREKRRDISREYFSRERLAEHHFRSFNAFLNRGMQEVVDEKETIDTDIGDKEGEEPVHVELGDVRVVTPRVREADGSEELLYPQEARLRNITYSAPVFMEMSIVKGEEGDERVVDSTETKIGRMPIMVGSDKCNIAGFSDDELIEIGEDPADPGGYFIVNGSERVLMTSEDLAPNKILAEYDTKYGDEIQVAKTFSQRRGYRALVLCERTRDGLLEVSFPSVSGSINFVTLVRALGLESDEEIVHKVSNDPEVVKYMLENLEEAEVQTEEEAIEMLGKRVASGQGKNYQLKRANYVIDRYLLPHLHEDGVDEEDVRINKAHYLCRMAEACFELALGRRESDDKDHYANKRLKVSGDLMKDLFRTALNKLARDVKYQLERANMRNRNLSVSTVVRSDVLTERLEHPIATGNWVGGRSGVSQLVDRTDFMGVLSHLRRLRSPLSRSQPHFEARDLHATQWGRICPSETPEGPNCGLVKNFAQAMELSQNIEDEQALKRELASMGVEGIPGIESIERSTTADD; from the coding sequence ATGGCAATGGAACTCAACCGCGAAAAACGACGGGACATCTCGCGCGAATATTTCTCGAGGGAACGGCTCGCAGAACACCACTTCCGCTCCTTCAACGCCTTCCTCAACCGGGGGATGCAGGAGGTCGTCGACGAGAAAGAGACGATCGACACGGACATCGGCGACAAGGAAGGCGAGGAGCCCGTCCACGTCGAACTCGGTGACGTTCGCGTCGTCACGCCCCGCGTTCGGGAGGCCGACGGCTCGGAAGAACTGCTCTACCCGCAGGAGGCCCGCCTCCGGAACATCACCTACTCCGCGCCCGTCTTCATGGAGATGTCCATCGTCAAGGGCGAGGAGGGCGACGAGCGTGTCGTCGACTCCACCGAGACGAAGATCGGTCGGATGCCGATCATGGTCGGCTCCGACAAGTGTAACATCGCCGGGTTTAGCGACGACGAACTGATCGAGATCGGCGAGGACCCCGCCGACCCCGGCGGCTACTTCATCGTCAACGGCTCCGAGCGGGTGCTGATGACAAGCGAGGACCTCGCGCCGAACAAGATCCTCGCCGAGTACGACACGAAGTACGGCGACGAGATCCAGGTCGCCAAGACCTTCTCGCAGCGTCGCGGGTATCGGGCGCTGGTGCTGTGTGAGCGAACGCGGGACGGCCTGCTCGAGGTCTCGTTCCCGTCGGTCTCCGGCTCTATCAACTTCGTCACCCTCGTGCGTGCGCTTGGCCTCGAGAGCGACGAGGAGATCGTCCACAAGGTCTCGAACGACCCCGAGGTCGTCAAGTACATGCTCGAGAACCTGGAGGAAGCGGAGGTCCAGACCGAGGAGGAGGCCATCGAGATGCTCGGGAAACGCGTCGCCTCCGGCCAGGGCAAGAACTACCAGCTCAAGCGAGCCAACTACGTCATCGACCGGTATCTCCTGCCCCATCTCCACGAGGACGGCGTCGACGAGGAGGACGTCCGCATCAACAAGGCCCACTACCTCTGTCGGATGGCCGAGGCCTGTTTCGAACTCGCGCTCGGTCGCCGCGAGTCCGACGACAAGGACCACTACGCCAACAAGCGGCTGAAGGTCTCCGGCGACCTGATGAAGGACCTGTTCCGGACCGCGCTGAACAAGCTCGCCCGGGACGTCAAGTACCAGCTCGAGCGCGCCAACATGCGCAACCGGAACCTCTCGGTCTCGACGGTCGTCCGCTCGGACGTCCTCACGGAGCGACTCGAGCACCCGATCGCGACGGGCAACTGGGTCGGCGGCCGCTCGGGCGTCTCCCAGCTGGTCGACCGGACCGACTTCATGGGTGTTCTCTCGCACCTGCGGCGACTGCGCTCGCCGCTCTCGCGGTCCCAGCCCCACTTCGAGGCGCGGGACCTGCACGCGACCCAGTGGGGTCGCATCTGTCCCTCCGAGACGCCGGAGGGACCGAACTGTGGCCTGGTGAAGAACTTCGCCCAGGCGATGGAGCTCTCCCAGAACATCGAAGACGAACAGGCGCTCAAGCGCGAACTCGCCTCGATGGGCGTCGAGGGGATTCCGGGTATCGAGAGCATCGAACGATCGACGACAGCAGACGACTAA
- a CDS encoding amphi-Trp domain-containing protein, giving the protein MADRTSADETLTRDELAAFFEHLGTEFAENGELDEQSVQIQVGNKTVQLNPPETVDLSVDVVERSPMLRGTRETIEIEVTWRPSRSD; this is encoded by the coding sequence ATGGCGGACCGGACCTCGGCCGACGAAACGCTCACGCGGGACGAACTCGCGGCGTTCTTCGAACACCTCGGCACTGAGTTCGCCGAGAACGGCGAGCTGGACGAGCAAAGCGTGCAAATTCAGGTCGGCAACAAGACGGTGCAGCTCAATCCCCCGGAGACCGTCGACCTCTCGGTCGACGTCGTCGAGCGCTCCCCAATGCTTCGCGGCACGCGAGAAACGATCGAGATCGAAGTGACCTGGAGGCCGTCCCGGTCCGACTGA